A portion of the Edaphobacter lichenicola genome contains these proteins:
- a CDS encoding efflux RND transporter permease subunit — protein MSKFFINRPIVAIVISILMVVAGIVSMLSLPTSQFPNIADPQIQVIGNYTGADAQTVAQSVATPIEQQMSGVDNMNYMYSLNASNGQMTLTVDFNIDTVASTDQILTQMRASQANSQLPSAVLNQGITVQKSTAAPLMLIDLSSPNNSYDNIFLANYATINLNDALTRVPGVASVSVFGAGQYAMRCWVDPDKLASLKITVPEIIDAIQAQNNVNPAGQIGGNPAPTGQQFTYTVRAPGRLPSAEEFGEIIVRAKSGEGILRLKDVARVELGAQNYNMIGRLNGKPAALIAIYQAPGANAVATAAGVRALMQESKTRFPQDLDYIVALDTTLAVTAGIKEIVHTLFEALALVIIVVYIFLQGWRATLIPLLAVPVSLVGTFMIFPLLGFSINTLSLFGLVLAIGLVVDDAIVVVEAVEHHIEHGMTPHDATIKAMEEVGGPVVAIALILGAVFIPTAFIPGITGRLYQQFAVTIAVSVAFSAFNALTLSPALSAMLLRPKKESRGPLGAFFRWFNRVFGRVTDGYVSACRHLIHKAGFAFLLLLVFVLGAGFFGSKIPGGFLPDEDQGYMYGGLQLPNASSLERTSNASKVVEKIMMETPGVQYVSSVIGYSMLSGVNTTYSSFFFVSFKNWDERKTAEESYAGIKRHLMGALSRVTAGIAFAFPPPAIPGVGTSGGFTFVLEDRSGSPIEFLAKNTEVFMAEARKRPELAGLMTTALFGVPQVGITVDQEKVLTQQVSLANVYQTLQTFMGGSLVNYFNRFGRQWQVYVQAESNYRTSVDNLGKFYVTNATGQMVPLSTLTGNAPRSGPEFIMKYNQFQCVQINGSAAPGYSSSEAIAALQDVFKKTMPNQMGFDYLGMSYQEVKAAQGVKPIVVFGLSFFIVFLIMAAQYESWTLPLSVLLGVPIAVFGAFAALYLRRLDNNVYAQIGLVMLIGLSAKNAILIVEFAKAEYEGGKSLIDAALSGAKLRLRPILMTAFAFILGCVPLWTASGAGAISRQVLGTVVIGGMLAASLLAIFFIPVSFDVIERFGNLFGKEKAPEIKDESASKGTTT, from the coding sequence ATGTCGAAGTTTTTTATCAACAGGCCGATCGTTGCGATTGTTATCTCGATCTTGATGGTCGTTGCCGGCATCGTGTCGATGTTGAGCTTGCCGACGTCACAGTTTCCAAATATTGCCGATCCTCAGATCCAGGTCATCGGCAACTACACGGGCGCGGATGCCCAGACAGTCGCGCAATCGGTGGCGACGCCGATCGAACAGCAGATGTCGGGCGTCGACAACATGAACTACATGTATTCGCTGAACGCCAGCAACGGGCAGATGACGTTGACGGTGGATTTTAATATCGATACTGTCGCCAGCACCGATCAAATTCTGACCCAGATGCGCGCCTCGCAGGCGAACTCGCAGTTGCCGAGTGCGGTGCTCAATCAAGGCATTACGGTCCAGAAGTCGACTGCGGCGCCGTTGATGCTGATCGATCTCAGTTCGCCCAACAACAGCTACGACAACATCTTTCTGGCGAACTACGCCACGATCAACTTGAACGATGCTCTGACAAGAGTGCCCGGTGTGGCTTCCGTGTCGGTGTTTGGAGCTGGTCAATATGCGATGCGGTGCTGGGTCGATCCGGATAAGCTGGCGAGCCTGAAGATCACGGTGCCTGAGATTATCGATGCGATTCAAGCTCAGAATAACGTGAATCCTGCGGGCCAGATTGGCGGTAATCCCGCTCCGACGGGACAACAGTTCACCTATACGGTGCGGGCTCCCGGGCGTCTTCCTTCCGCAGAGGAGTTTGGTGAGATCATCGTGCGGGCCAAGTCGGGCGAAGGCATCCTGCGCTTGAAGGATGTTGCGCGTGTGGAGCTGGGCGCGCAGAACTACAACATGATAGGCCGCTTGAACGGCAAGCCCGCAGCGCTGATTGCGATCTACCAGGCTCCTGGAGCAAACGCGGTTGCAACTGCCGCGGGAGTTCGAGCGCTGATGCAGGAATCGAAGACCCGCTTTCCCCAGGATCTTGATTACATCGTGGCACTCGACACGACTCTCGCGGTCACGGCCGGGATCAAGGAGATTGTCCACACGCTCTTCGAGGCGCTGGCACTTGTCATCATTGTGGTTTACATCTTCCTGCAAGGTTGGAGAGCTACGCTGATCCCACTGCTTGCGGTTCCGGTCTCGCTTGTCGGAACGTTCATGATCTTTCCGCTGCTGGGTTTTTCTATCAACACACTTTCGCTCTTCGGGCTGGTGCTGGCGATTGGGCTGGTAGTGGATGACGCTATCGTCGTCGTCGAGGCTGTAGAACATCACATCGAACACGGCATGACTCCGCATGACGCGACCATCAAGGCTATGGAAGAGGTAGGTGGTCCGGTAGTTGCGATTGCATTGATATTGGGCGCGGTGTTTATCCCGACTGCGTTCATTCCTGGAATCACCGGGCGACTCTATCAACAGTTTGCCGTAACGATTGCAGTGTCCGTTGCGTTCTCCGCATTCAATGCACTGACCCTGAGCCCTGCTCTCTCGGCGATGCTGCTGCGGCCAAAGAAAGAGTCTCGCGGCCCGCTCGGAGCTTTCTTTCGCTGGTTCAATCGTGTCTTCGGCAGAGTGACAGATGGGTATGTTAGTGCCTGCAGACACCTGATCCATAAGGCTGGATTCGCTTTTCTACTGTTGCTGGTGTTTGTTTTAGGCGCGGGTTTCTTCGGAAGCAAGATACCGGGGGGCTTTCTTCCTGATGAGGACCAGGGCTACATGTACGGCGGGTTGCAGTTGCCGAACGCATCGTCACTGGAACGTACCTCAAACGCGTCAAAGGTGGTCGAGAAGATCATGATGGAGACGCCGGGCGTGCAGTATGTCAGCTCAGTGATCGGGTATAGCATGCTGAGCGGCGTGAATACTACGTACAGCTCCTTCTTCTTTGTCTCTTTCAAGAATTGGGATGAGCGGAAAACTGCCGAGGAGAGCTACGCCGGAATCAAGCGACACTTGATGGGTGCGCTCTCCAGAGTGACAGCTGGAATTGCTTTCGCTTTTCCACCTCCAGCTATTCCGGGCGTTGGCACATCAGGTGGATTCACGTTTGTTCTCGAAGATCGATCTGGGAGCCCAATTGAATTCCTGGCGAAAAACACGGAAGTATTTATGGCGGAGGCGCGCAAGCGCCCGGAGTTGGCTGGACTGATGACCACTGCGCTGTTCGGAGTGCCACAGGTAGGAATTACCGTCGACCAGGAGAAGGTGCTGACTCAACAGGTGAGTCTGGCGAATGTTTACCAGACTCTACAGACGTTTATGGGCGGATCGCTGGTGAACTACTTCAACCGATTCGGTAGACAGTGGCAGGTCTACGTACAGGCAGAGAGCAACTATCGAACTTCGGTGGACAATCTCGGCAAATTTTATGTGACGAACGCCACTGGACAGATGGTGCCGTTGAGTACGCTGACGGGAAATGCTCCACGGAGCGGGCCAGAGTTCATCATGAAGTACAACCAGTTTCAATGCGTTCAGATCAACGGTTCTGCTGCCCCCGGATATAGTTCGTCCGAGGCGATTGCGGCTCTACAGGATGTGTTCAAGAAGACGATGCCGAATCAGATGGGCTTCGACTATCTCGGCATGTCGTATCAAGAGGTCAAAGCCGCACAGGGAGTCAAACCGATTGTGGTCTTTGGGCTTTCCTTCTTTATTGTGTTTCTGATTATGGCTGCGCAGTATGAGAGCTGGACGCTCCCGCTGAGCGTTTTGCTGGGCGTTCCGATCGCAGTTTTTGGTGCTTTTGCAGCGCTTTATCTACGACGGCTCGACAATAACGTTTATGCGCAGATCGGCCTCGTGATGCTGATCGGGTTGTCGGCCAAGAACGCGATTCTGATCGTCGAGTTTGCCAAGGCGGAGTACGAGGGTGGTAAATCGCTGATCGATGCTGCGCTCTCCGGAGCAAAGCTGAGGCTTCGACCGATCTTGATGACTGCGTTTGCCTTTATTCTTGGATGCGTTCCTTTGTGGACCGCTTCGGGCGCGGGCGCCATCTCGAGACAGGTACTTGGTACGGTGGTCATTGGCGGGATGCTGGCAGCTTCACTGCTTGCGATCTTCTTTATTCCCGTTAGCTTTGATGTGATTGAACGCTTCGGCAATCTCTTCGGCAAGGAAAAGGCGCCGGAGATAAAAGATGAGTCCGCTTCGAAGGGGACCACCACATGA
- a CDS encoding efflux RND transporter periplasmic adaptor subunit: protein MHVRSKVRNLFLRGNPGVLGLLYKPKLSADVAVIVAGTILLCGGLGCEKKEAAPPPMAPEVEVTNVVQRNVPNYEQWVAQLNGQVNADITPKVQGYLLKRAYTEGFFVHKGQLLYEIDPRPFIAGLDEAKAQVAVAVAQRTEAENNVTRDRPLAEQHAIPQKQLDTDISTLAANVAQVNAAEANKVQAELNLAWTKVLSPIDGLAGTSNANVGDLVGTTTKMTTVSDINPIRAYFNISESDYLGRAQLISQAVRGGKGHAASFPVEFLQANGIAFPAKGKIMLVNREITSQTGTIQLAADFPNKDGILRPGGFGNIRIETGMTKDALLVPQAAVIEVQSMYQVVVVSPENKAMFRPVKVGDRVGTNWIITEGLKPGEKVIVQGFMKVREGTPVSAKPYVVASVPEGD from the coding sequence ATGCACGTGCGATCCAAAGTTCGGAATCTTTTTCTGAGGGGCAATCCGGGCGTACTTGGTTTGCTGTATAAGCCGAAGCTCAGCGCTGATGTTGCCGTGATCGTTGCGGGTACGATCCTGCTGTGTGGGGGACTCGGTTGCGAGAAGAAGGAAGCTGCGCCACCACCAATGGCCCCCGAAGTAGAAGTTACCAACGTCGTGCAACGGAATGTTCCGAACTACGAGCAGTGGGTAGCCCAACTGAATGGGCAGGTGAACGCGGATATCACTCCAAAGGTGCAGGGATATCTGTTGAAGCGCGCTTATACCGAGGGGTTTTTCGTTCACAAAGGTCAACTGCTTTATGAGATCGACCCTCGCCCATTTATCGCTGGGCTTGACGAAGCAAAGGCGCAGGTGGCGGTTGCGGTGGCGCAGCGGACGGAGGCAGAGAATAATGTTACGCGGGATCGCCCACTTGCTGAGCAGCACGCGATACCGCAGAAGCAGTTGGATACGGATATCTCCACACTTGCGGCCAACGTAGCGCAGGTCAATGCTGCAGAGGCGAACAAGGTTCAGGCTGAGTTGAACCTGGCGTGGACGAAGGTGCTGTCTCCTATCGACGGCTTGGCCGGTACTTCCAACGCAAACGTTGGTGACTTGGTGGGGACAACAACGAAGATGACGACTGTATCGGATATCAATCCGATACGAGCCTACTTCAATATCAGTGAGAGCGACTATCTTGGCAGAGCGCAGTTGATCTCGCAGGCAGTCCGGGGCGGGAAGGGGCATGCAGCATCCTTTCCGGTGGAGTTCCTCCAGGCAAATGGAATCGCCTTTCCGGCGAAGGGCAAGATCATGCTGGTCAATCGGGAGATTACGTCGCAGACGGGCACGATTCAGTTAGCAGCGGATTTTCCGAACAAAGATGGCATACTTCGGCCCGGCGGCTTCGGCAATATTCGCATTGAAACTGGAATGACCAAAGATGCGCTGCTGGTTCCGCAGGCTGCTGTGATTGAAGTGCAATCGATGTATCAAGTGGTTGTGGTCAGTCCGGAGAATAAGGCGATGTTTCGGCCGGTCAAAGTGGGTGATCGCGTCGGGACGAACTGGATTATTACGGAGGGTTTGAAGCCTGGAGAGAAGGTTATTGTTCAGGGCTTCATGAAGGTGCGGGAAGGTACACCCGTCAGTGCTAAACCCTATGTCGTTGCGTCCGTGCCCGAGGGCGACTGA
- a CDS encoding ATP-grasp domain-containing protein → MSQSDSCGKDYAQSSLLIISSVWWPSSAKLAVALANYGCKVEGVCPPDHPFSFVDGITKIYPYRGLDSLQSLYDAICQSQPYLLIPCDDGVVWQLHELHRTRPELRPLIERSLGAPSGYELLSGRAELLQLAQEMHIRVPRTIQIANPGHLEEYFSSPAEPAILKLDGTNGGKGVQVVHSLQEARRAFTTMLRPVTLLTAVGRWLVIHDALALWNRTSRRRPGLVLQQFIAGRPANTMMVCQHGKVLAMVTVEVLCAQGSTGAAMAVRLIENEEICTAAERIAERLQLSGFHGLDFVLESETGYAYLIEMNPRCTQLGHLPLPLQGDLAGIFCRAFTDANPQQQQRSFCEKTIVFFPQAIMSNAKFPYLQTSYVDVPWGEPRLVRELMNRDWRDRSFFARLHNMIWPPVRAAVDFEAMAGQSDPIPEMPTVGPKGH, encoded by the coding sequence ATGAGCCAATCTGATTCTTGCGGCAAAGACTACGCTCAATCGAGCTTACTGATTATCTCTTCTGTCTGGTGGCCGTCTTCTGCCAAGTTAGCCGTTGCATTAGCCAACTATGGCTGCAAAGTCGAGGGCGTTTGTCCGCCGGACCATCCGTTCTCCTTTGTCGACGGCATAACCAAAATCTATCCCTATCGTGGTCTGGATTCGCTGCAATCCCTCTACGACGCAATCTGTCAGAGCCAGCCCTACCTTCTCATCCCATGTGATGACGGCGTTGTATGGCAACTGCACGAGCTTCACCGAACCAGGCCAGAGCTTAGACCGCTGATCGAGCGGTCCCTCGGCGCGCCTTCAGGATACGAACTCCTCTCCGGCCGGGCGGAGTTGCTGCAACTCGCGCAGGAGATGCACATCCGAGTGCCGCGGACAATACAGATCGCTAATCCCGGTCACCTCGAAGAATACTTTTCCTCACCAGCCGAACCAGCCATTCTCAAACTCGATGGAACCAATGGTGGCAAAGGGGTGCAGGTCGTACATTCACTTCAGGAGGCCAGGCGGGCATTCACCACCATGCTTCGGCCGGTAACTCTTTTGACAGCCGTCGGACGCTGGCTTGTCATTCACGATGCGTTAGCGCTCTGGAACAGAACGAGTCGACGACGTCCTGGTCTGGTGCTGCAACAGTTCATCGCCGGTCGCCCAGCCAACACGATGATGGTCTGTCAGCACGGCAAAGTTCTCGCAATGGTAACGGTCGAGGTGTTGTGCGCACAGGGCTCAACCGGAGCTGCCATGGCGGTGCGTCTCATTGAAAACGAAGAGATCTGTACGGCAGCCGAACGGATCGCCGAGCGGCTCCAGCTCTCAGGCTTTCACGGCCTCGACTTCGTCCTCGAGAGCGAGACCGGATACGCATACTTGATTGAGATGAATCCGCGTTGCACCCAGCTTGGACATCTTCCTCTTCCCCTTCAAGGTGATCTCGCTGGCATATTTTGCAGAGCATTCACGGATGCCAATCCCCAACAGCAACAAAGGTCGTTCTGCGAGAAAACAATTGTGTTCTTCCCCCAGGCGATCATGTCGAACGCAAAGTTCCCGTATCTACAGACCTCCTATGTTGATGTTCCGTGGGGCGAACCAAGACTTGTGCGCGAGCTCATGAACAGAGACTGGCGCGACCGCAGTTTTTTCGCCAGGCTTCATAACATGATCTGGCCACCCGTCAGGGCGGCGGTAGATTTTGAAGCAATGGCGGGTCAAAGCGATCCGATCCCAGAAATGCCCACGGTCGGTCCAAAAGGGCATTAA
- a CDS encoding sugar transferase has product MLLLSFTLLMLLLGPEIRGHQLSLARVLQLRVSLLNFMLAATCLVTWRLSFNLTKLHFDRSNASVAILGVETFLRVTSCAGIAAIIIYLRHPDRVSLYTIATFWFVSMILLSVGRAILIAFEYYVRPLLRQNRQVVIVGSGRRAQQVAHELTTHPKWHYFVLGFVDSEPQCDPRCVLGGIEQLDSILMQKVVDEVIIALPMKSMYDSIQLAIQACERAGIQSGYSLDLFSTEVAKRRSFEEHDASSVVLHMVHNGHHKFLKRSLDVACSAVGVIILAPLMVLVALAIKMTSKGPVIFRQKRYGLNKRTFWMYKFRSMVEDAEVRQKELEHLNENDGHAFKMRNDPRITRVGQIIRRTSIDELPQFFNVLLGDMSLVGPRPLPMRDVNNFSEASLMRRFSVKPGLTGLWQVSGRSNTSFANWMKLDLEYIDRWSLLLDMKILARTIPAVFKKSGAV; this is encoded by the coding sequence ATGCTCCTGCTTTCTTTCACGCTGCTCATGCTGCTGCTTGGCCCTGAGATCCGTGGTCACCAGCTGAGTCTGGCAAGGGTACTGCAGCTTCGCGTATCACTCCTCAACTTTATGTTGGCCGCCACGTGCCTGGTCACCTGGCGTCTGAGCTTCAATCTCACCAAACTGCACTTTGACCGATCCAACGCTTCAGTAGCAATTCTAGGGGTCGAGACATTCCTACGCGTAACCTCGTGCGCCGGAATCGCAGCCATCATCATCTATCTGCGTCATCCCGATCGTGTCTCCCTCTATACCATCGCGACCTTCTGGTTCGTCAGCATGATCCTGCTCAGCGTTGGCCGCGCCATCCTCATTGCCTTTGAATACTACGTGCGGCCGTTGCTGCGTCAAAACAGGCAGGTCGTTATCGTCGGCAGCGGTCGGCGAGCCCAGCAAGTCGCGCACGAACTCACAACCCACCCGAAGTGGCACTACTTCGTACTGGGCTTCGTCGACTCCGAACCTCAATGCGACCCACGCTGTGTACTCGGCGGTATCGAACAGCTGGATTCCATTCTCATGCAGAAGGTTGTCGATGAAGTGATCATCGCCCTTCCAATGAAATCCATGTACGACAGCATCCAATTGGCGATTCAAGCGTGCGAACGCGCAGGGATACAGTCTGGCTACTCTCTGGATCTGTTCTCAACTGAGGTTGCCAAGCGGAGGTCGTTTGAAGAGCACGACGCCTCCTCGGTTGTGCTTCACATGGTGCATAACGGCCACCATAAGTTCCTGAAGCGTTCGCTCGACGTCGCCTGCTCCGCAGTGGGAGTCATCATCCTTGCGCCCCTGATGGTGCTCGTCGCGCTTGCCATCAAGATGACAAGCAAGGGGCCTGTCATCTTTCGCCAGAAGCGATACGGCCTGAATAAGCGGACCTTCTGGATGTACAAATTCAGAAGCATGGTGGAAGATGCCGAGGTCCGCCAGAAAGAACTCGAGCACCTTAACGAAAACGATGGCCACGCCTTCAAGATGCGCAATGATCCACGGATTACACGCGTCGGGCAGATCATCCGAAGAACATCCATCGACGAACTACCCCAGTTCTTCAATGTTCTGCTCGGTGATATGTCGCTTGTGGGACCCCGGCCACTACCAATGCGCGATGTGAACAACTTCTCGGAAGCTAGCCTGATGCGGCGCTTCAGCGTAAAGCCTGGGCTCACCGGCCTCTGGCAGGTGAGTGGAAGAAGCAATACGTCATTTGCCAACTGGATGAAACTGGATCTCGAGTACATCGATCGTTGGTCTCTGCTTCTCGATATGAAGATTCTGGCAAGGACCATTCCTGCTGTCTTCAAAAAGAGTGGCGCCGTCTAA